From the Hordeum vulgare subsp. vulgare chromosome 1H, MorexV3_pseudomolecules_assembly, whole genome shotgun sequence genome, the window AAATTTGTTGTTCTGGTTTCTCTAACACACCACATGCCAAGGATGGAGGCATTTGGTCGAAAGATCACATCATGAGATGCCATGGACCTTGAGGTCTCGGAAGTGAAATTTAGTTCAATTTCTCTCGTTTATCTCGTGCACCACCAGACACCAAGGATGGTGGCGTTTGGTCTAAAGGCGATGCCACCAGACGCCATGGACCTTGGCATCTCGAAAGTGAAATTTAGTtcaatatctctggtttctctcgTGCACCACTAGACGCAAAGGATGTTGTCATCTAGTCTAAAAGGCCACGTCACCAGACGCCATGGCCCTTGGCATCTCGGAAGTGAAATTTAGTTTTCTCTCTGGTTTCACGACGGCAGACTTAATAGGGCCATACGCCACGGTCTGCAGCATCTGGTTTGGAGACCAGACGAGACGGTACATGGCGTCTCACACTTTGCCACATCAGCGAGTCAACAGAACAGTTGGTTGAGCGGGCCCCGTACCAGACCTCAAGGTGTGTGGCGTCTGCCGTGCAACCCATACACTGGGGATGTTGGTGTCACCAAAATAGGTTAGATTGGAAATGTTTATAAAGTGAGGTCAATTCTAGACTTTCTTTGCCTCAAAGGTCAGAACATAACAAATGTCCATCATGTGAAACTTGAATACTATAAAAAAATCAcactaaaagagtaatgttcaaaaAAGGGTATTCGTAATTATGATaagttttataataataatagtaactaTTTTTATAACATAAGTATCATGAGAATAATCATCAGAAGTAGGAGGCATGTAATCATcataacaaatttgatcattcGAAGTAGGGGGGCTAAAAATACCATCTTCATTAAGCATAGCATATCCAATCTTGGGACAAACATTAATTGGAGCAAATACAttctcaaacatagcatccccaagcttgtggctttgcatattatTCACATAATCACTCTTATGATTAGTACTAAGAATGTCCCCAATAGTataacaattattatcatcataaTTGTCTAGGTCggtgccaaaaatattttcaagattataagaaGTACCATTATCTTCCCATGCATAACTATCATGACAAGTAATAGGGATAATAAAATCATCAACGGTATCACCATCCAGAATACTATAGTGTCCATTCTCAATAATGATAGGAGCAAAATTATCTGGGAGGGATTCCTTTGTAcctctactttttcttcttttattcctTTTCATGACATCATCTGTGGGTTTAATGTTTTTTTCAATATTCTTATTGATGGGATTGGATTGATTGGAAGCTCCttcttgtcacatgtttcattatAGTAGACAATAGGAGGGAAAGTAGAAACCTTTACGCTTTCATTAGTACTCCTTTTATATCCCACTGGTCTTCCCGTCTTCCTATAGTTGGGAATATATGCATTCTCATTGCAATGTACAACACAAAACATATAGACTTCCTGTAGATTAGTTTCGAAATAGTCGATGAATAATAATGCTTCAACCAACTTTTTTTCTAACAATTCTTCacaccccaaaaataaacaaagttcaTTATAAAGTTCAAGGGTGATCAAGTTATTACAATATTTGGTCACGTTCTGATCATGAAAAAGTTGCATTGAAAACTAAGACGACTAACCCCATTACAATGTTTATTCTCTCTTCATCCCATTACTTTGCAATAGGGCTTTCCTTAAATAATGGTAATTCTGGCAAAAGATTAGTATAGGTAGAAAAAGCATGGAATTAATTCTCGCATACACAACACCCAAAGAAGAATCTCTTGAGCAAGATATGGATGCAAGAAGCCAAGGAGCCAAAGAAGAAAGGAAACACGATATGATGGGCTGGGAGTGAGTGCCAGTACTGATTTCACATTATGTCGCCTCGCTTGGAAGGGATGTGCATGCGCCAGGAGTACGACGTGGcacaatgatgggggttaccaccGCTTCTATATATAAATAGGAACTGAGCCGGGAGGGATCGCACATCAGAGCAAAAGGGCCATCGGTCCcctttcttcctctccttctatagctagcctccaagagagagagagagagagagcgagatccATGGAATTCAGCGACCACAAAGCGGGGGTCTCTGTGAACCAGCAGCTACCGCGGGAGAGTCGGAAGAGCCAACGTCGCCACAAACCAGCGCAGATTCAAAAAATGCAAAAGTGCGTCCTAATTCCCATTAATATCTTCCTTTTTGTTCATTTCCCATGTTAATTATTTTTTGTTCGATGCATCTTCATACTAGTGATCGGTATAAACAAATCAAGTATGCATGAGCACACCCGCAGGTTGTTCGAGACTAGTGCCTACCCGGATGAGGTCCAGAGCGCTCAGCTTGCTCGTGATCTTGTCCTCGATACCAAGCAGATCAGGTCCTGGTTCCAGAACCACTATACAAAGATGAAGGTATGGACTGGAATACTCAATCTATGATTTCTCCATAGTTTTccattttcctattttttatcCTTACCTGGTTGATGGAATCTAGATGACATATCGGCATAGCAGATTGAGTACAGTAGAGCGAAGAACCTCTTGCTCGGCAAGGAGAAAATGAGGATCCTGTCTGAGAACATGGTCATGCGAGAGGCGCTCAAGAACTTCGTGTGCCTCAACGCCAACTACACCACCAAAGAATACTTCGACCAACAAGAGGAGATCAATAGGTAGAAAGCTTACCTCAAGGTAGGGCTCTTCCACTTTGCTACATCTTTCCAAGATTAGCTCTAGCTTTGCTTTTGCATGTCGGCGTAcctcctccatgcttccggtgaggaaattgtatgactaaaCATGCATCTGAGAACCAAGTAGTTCTTATTCAAAACCTTGTAGTTTATTCCAACCTATGCATGTTTGGTCATAAAATTTCCTCACCAGAAACATGGAGGAGGTACGCCGACATGCAAAAAGTAAAGCTAAATCTCATCTTGCAAAGATGTAGCATAGTGGAGGAGTCCCACCTTGAGGCGAGTGTTCTCCCTATTGAGGTCCTCTTGCTGGTCGAAGTAGTCTTTTGTGGTGAAGTTGGGGTTAAGGCAGACAAAGTGCTTGAGCACCTCCCGCATGACCATATTCTCAGACAGGATCCTCGTGTTCTCATCATGGAGGAACAGGTTCCCCGCTCGTTCGTACTCAATGCTCCATGCCAATATGACATCCAGTCCATCACCTAGGTAAGAATCAATTTTTTTTGGAGAAATCAAAATATATGGAAGAATCAAAGGTCGAGTATTCTAGTCCATACCTTCATCTTTGTAGAGTGGTTCTGGAACCATGACCTAATCTTCTTAGTATCCAGGCCAAGCTCGTGCCCAAGCTGAGTACTCTGGGACTCATCTGGGTAGGCGCACATCTGGAATCACGTGCGGGTGTGCACATACATACTTGAGTTGTTTATACCGGTCACTCGTATGAAGATGCAAAAAACAACAAATAATTAACATGGAAAATGGCCAAAAAGGAAGATATTAACGGAAATTTGGTCGCACACTTGTAGTTTTTGAATCTCCTCCTTCGTGTGGCGGTGTTGGCTCTTACGGCTCTCCTGCAACAGCTGCTGGTTGTCGGAGACCCCCTCCTGGTGGTCGCCGAAGTCCACGGCTCTTTCTCGGCCTCGGTCGGAGGTTGTCTATAGGAGGAGAGGAAGCAATGGCAGTGATGGACTTTTTATATAGAAGTGGTGGTAACCCCCAACATTGTGCCGTGTCATACTTCTGGCACATGCACATCCCTTTGAGGCGAGGCTATATATGGTGAATCCAATACTCGCACTCCCTGCCAGCCCATCAAATCGTGTTTCCATCCTTCTATGGATCTACTGATCACACACCTTGGCTTCTTGCATCCATATCTTGCTTGAGAGCCGATGCTCCCGTTTCCTGTTTGCCAGAATTAATTCCATGCTTTTTCTACTTATACTAATCTTTTGCCAGAATTACCTTTATTTAAGGAAAACCCTATTAGAAAGTAATGGGATGAAGAGAGAAGAATTTTGTACCAAATTCATCTATCCCTTTAAGGCACCAATTGGTTTTATCATGTTTATGAttcttacaaaatctatcatccctatAACTCATGTATTCACAACTTTTATTaactccacaaaaattgacatgcttataggaaatatttttataatgactagtgcaatcatcattagtaTCATGGATATTCAAGGAAGTCATACTAAAAAACTTTGCTGTCATAAACATCATTCAATGATTTAATACCaaacattttattaaattattcttcTAAGACTTCCgcacaattttctgaaccatcattCTCACGAAAGACAATATAAAGAGGAAGTAACTGAGGAAACCTAAACTCCATTTTTGGTTGTTTCCTTTATAAAACAAACTAGTAATAAAGAAGAAACAAactgattcaattgcaagatctaaaaatattccttttgttggggaacgttccgtaggaaacaaaaaaattcctacaaaacccaagatctatctatggagatcaacatctatgagaggggagtgcatctacatacccttgtagaccgctaagcagaattgttaagaaacgcggttgatgtagtcgaacgtcttcatgatccaagcACGATATGTCTCGCGATcctatcacgatccgtcccgatcttgcGCCAAACTGattgcacctccacgttcaacacatatATAGCTCTATGAagccttcaccacctcgatccagcgagcataGGTGAAGTAGTatttgagttctccggcagcaagaCGACGCAGTAGCGGTGGTGGTatgatctcagcagggcttcgccaagcgctgccgtGATCCTGACGATGGAGAAGtactatgagagagagagaggagggtcgtgatggggatatgtacctagggtagggtcacaggcctgacctaAGTGTCTtacctaagggtacctcattattagctggaGGGTCATGAAGAAGATTGTGACTCGGTGGTCAAGGCATCCAAAAAGTCACTTGGTAGAAAGTCACTCCGAAGATattccccttcactcgacaaccaacttccacttGGAAGACACGAGTCGACGCACAAGACCGGAAGCCACCTCCAAGGAGGCCAATGGGCGAGCGCTCAGATCATGGTCATGAATAGCATTTGTTAGATACTTACGTTATCAGTAATGTACACCTTTAAACCTTATTGATCGGACCCTTAGATGTcggggccttgatgaggggtagcacactctatataagccacccctcccctctggcacaagggttcgcaccccctataATACACATTCCACaccgcaagagctcccgagcactaagacgtagggctgttacctctacgagaggggcctgagctcatacatcttgcgtacaagtttgctgtagctaggactctgccctctctgttcgtaccctacacctctactatcaggtttattcccatgacagttggcgcccactatggggcacgcgtctaagcgacttccagcaAGTTTGGGATCTTCACTCTCAGTCATGTCTTCCGGCTGCGATTTGTTCATGGGTGGCGAGATCCGTTTTGGCGcgctcatcttcgtcatcgttgaCTTGAGatggcttcaggaggcgcctctcgaaATCGAGGCGCTCCTGATCCGTGTAGCAATgcacttccgtgcaagctccTTCGGTATACACCTTCGGCAGTCATCGACTCTGCTATCAACCGTTCACTCTGTTGTTTGTCGTCATAAGTGATCCGGTCGCTCACGACTCCAGCGATGAGTGAAGCACGCAGTGGCTCGCCAGGCACCATCTCTGTCGACTCCGCGGGTTGCTGCCGTCGAGCCTACTGAACCTCTTCTAGACCCGATCCACTTGGCGTTAGATTATTCGGATGTCCCTTCCAAGTGTGAGAGCTGCAATCCACCAGCGGAGGTCTTCATGAGGGTTTTGTGGAGAGCCCACTCGGGTTCGGTCGcagcgagcacgaggtcggcaaaCCATCAACTGGTCACCGTCGTCGTTGGCGTCAGCAACAACTCTTCTCGAGCAGTTGAGAGGACAACATTGAGGTATATTGTACTTGAGTACTTAACATTGCATCCGCAACTAAGATAGCAGATTCTACTCAGCCATCAGATTCAGAGGCTCGTAGATGCTTAGAGCAGATTCACAATTTGGTTCAAGCAGCGCAACAACTGAATTCAGCTGTATCGCAGTCGCTCAATAGGTTACATCAATTCAGCTAGAGCAGATACAATCTGGTCACTTTACACTCCAGGGTCGGAGACGGGGGTTACTGAGAGAATCAACAAAGAGACCAGGGGCGGAACCAGTTCCCTCCTCGTTATCACTGTGAGGGCCgccgtcgggtgcattctcctccgAGGAGCGGTACGTATgtgtatgatacgtccattttgcatcatgcttttatgttgatatttatagctttatgggctgttattacacttcacagtacaatacttatgccttttctctcttattttgcaaggtttacatgaagagggagaatgccggcagctggaattctggcctgaaaaaggagcaagtttgagatacctattctacgcaactccaaaagccgtgaaaattaacaaggaattattttggaatttataaaaaatactgggccgaagaagtaccacaggggagacagcaggaggccacaagcctgctaggcgcggcctaccccctagccgcgcctaggggcttgtgggctccctgttggccctctggctcccctcttttgctataaggagggtttcgttccagaaaaaatcaagaggaggctttcgggaggaatcaccaccgccacgaggcgaaacttgagcagaaccaatctagagctccagtagGGTCgtgctgccggggaaacttccctcccggagggggaaattgtcgccatcgtcatcaccaacactcctctctatcaccatcaacatcttcatcagcaccatctcatttccaaaccctagttcatctcttgtagccaatctccgtctcacgactccgattggtacttgtaaggttgctagtagtgttaattactctttgtagttgatgctagttggattacttggtggaagattatatgttcagatccttgatgctactcattacctctctggtcatgaatatgattatcctttgtgagtagttaattttgttcctaaggacatgggataagtcatgctataagtagtcatgtgaatttggtattcgttcgatattttgattgtgttgtatgttgtttttcctctagtggtgttatgtgaacgtcgactacatagcacttcaccattatttgggcctagaggaaggcattgggaagtagtaagtagatgatgggttgctagagtgatagaagcttaaaccctagtttatgcgttgcttcgtacgtgaggggctgatttggatccactattttaatgctatggttagactttgtcttaattcttatttcgtagttgcggatgcttgcgagaggggttaatcataagtgggatgctactccaagtaagggcagtacacaagcaccggtccacccacatatcaaactatcaaagtagcgaacgtgaatcatatgaacatgatgaaaactagcttgacagaaattcccatgtgtcctcgggagcgctttacctcctataagagtttgtccaggcttgtcccttgctacaaaagggactgggccactttgctgcacctttgttactattgttacttgctacttgcaatgaatcatcttatcatacaactatctgttaccgacaatttcagtgcttgcagagattaccttgctgaaaaccacttgtcagatcgttctgctccttgttgggtttgacactcttacttatcgaaaggactacgatagatcctctacacttgtgggtcatcagtgtccCGAAACTACGATGACCGGCGCCCGTTCAGTGATGAGCGGAATCCAGGATTTGATGCGAGAAATGTACTCGCGCAGAGAAGGTTCGACACGGGCAGAGCTCAGAGAGATGGTTACAATAGAGATCGTCCCACTGGAAGTGGTATTGCGGTTTCTGCTACCGAGTGCTTCAGTTGAGCAATCCTCTTTACTGATATTCCCCCCAattcaggttggcggctggaactagcaagttcacaggagaatccaagcctgaaacatagcttgacgactaccgagtggttaTGTAGATTGGCGGAGGCAATGACAGTGTCGCCATGAAGAGTTTGcctctgatgttggatggttcgaGCAGGGCATGGCCGAATCAGTAGGCTCCTTTTAGCATCTACTGCGGGGAggatctcgcccgagtgttcatcaacacattcgaAGGAACATGCAAGCATCCAGCCGGTCTGTCCGAGCTGCAGCTTTCTGTGCAGAAGTCAAATGAGTCTTTGAGAGACAACATTCGGTGGTGGACCACCCTTCatgacacggtggagaatgtttctGAGCACCCGACGGTCTGTGGTTTCAAGGCTGGTGTCAGATACAgagagttgtacttgaagtttggtcatccaggtgacatgcccatgagtaagatgatgcagATTGGTGCCCGATATGccaacggtgaagaagaagaccgcatccgcagCGGTAAAGGGAAAGCAATCAACAACGCTGCCGGCAGCAATTCCAATCAGAAGTAGAAGCACAAGGCTGATGGTTTCACTCCAGCAGAAGTAGCCGCCCTGGCACCACAAGGAAAATACAAGGGAAAGTCCAAAGGACAGTTTCCCCCCAAGAAGTCCAAGGGTCAGTCGGACATTCTGGATCAGCCGTGTGTGCTTCACATGAAGAAAGACAATGACGGCAACCTGATATTGCCAAATCACACCACTCGTCAGTGCAGAGTGTTGATCCAACAGTTTAAAGAGGATCAGTTGAGTGAAAAAGTTCCTGAAAAGGATAACGACAAAGCGAAAGATGATTTCCCAAAGGTTCAAGCAACCGTGATGATTTTGGCTGATGTTGAGAGCAGGAGTCGATTGAAGGTCATGAACAGAGAAATAAATATGGCTATGCCCTCCACCCCCACATACCTCAAGTGGTCGTAGACGCCCATAACATTTGATCAGTCAGATCACCCAACTCTTGTCACTACCCCTGGTCGACAGGCTCTGGTGTTCGACCCAGTTGTGGATGGTGTTTGGCTTCGCAAGGacctgatggatggagggagcggAATGAACATTTTTTATGCAGATACtcttaaggggatgggcattctgatgtcccgcctcagcgagagcaccatgcagtttcatggagtcattccaggaaagaaggccaagtcactcggcgagattgctttggacgtcgtttttggctccgacaagaactttcgcagggAGAAGTTGCATTTGAGGTggtagatttccagagttcatacCATGCCATCATTGGCCGTCTAGCctatgctcgtttcatggcccgaccatgttactgtgtttgaagatgaagatgccaggacccAAGGGAGTCATTACAGTCACAAGCAATCGACAGAGAACCAAAGAGTGCTTGGAACAAGGCTCTAAAATTgttgatcagcagatggctgtgatTGAACTCGAGGAAtaacagaagaatgctgatactgCTGACCTaatgcgctccaagaagcccgGTTCTGAGTCTTCTTTCCAATAGTCAGGTGAAGTCAAGCCAGTGAGTACCCACCCGACAGATCCCAATGCTGCTCCGACCAACATATCCACAacactcgacagcaaataggaagccaagctcatctagttcctccatgagaactctgacatcttcgcatggaagcctgctgacatgtcgggtgtacccACGGAGCTGGCTGAGCATCACTTGAGAGTGGACCCGAAGGCAAGGCCTGTCATGGAGCGTTTGCGACGGTCCACAGCAgaaaagagaaaagcaatcggcaaagaggtggcccaaCTCTTGGTGgccaaattcattcgcgaggtctaccactccgagtggctcgcgaatgtcgtcatggtccccaagaaggacaaatcccttCATACGTGTAACGACTTCAAGAACATTAATAAGCTCAGCCTGAAAGACCACTTCCCTCTTCCCCGCATTGatgaaattgtcgattcgactgcagggtgtgagcgtttatcttttcttgatgcttattctggctaccatcatatccgtctgtatggtgcaaacaaaataaaaacgcccttcatcacccctttcggatgTTTcagttatatcaccatgccttttggtgtgaagaatgccggtgcaactttcatgcgtatgatccagaagtgcctgatacgtctcgagcgtatctataattttttatggttccattctattatcttgtcaaactttggatgttttgcataccttttatatattttttgggactaacttattaactcagtgccaagtgtcagttcctattttttccatgtttttggcccCTTTCAGAggtgattttgaaatggagtccaaacggaagaaaatccccgaaaagattttttttggaacagaagaagatcgggaagcttgggagccaaggcaggggagccttaggagccccacaagcccccacgccgcgtctaggggggaggccgtgccatccaggcttgtgggccccctgagcgccccctgacctaggggctgcgcctataaattccctaaaaatcccaaaaattcaggagatcatcgaaatcacttttctgccgccgcaagcttgtgtatcctcaagatcccatctggggcacgttctggtgccctgccagaggggggattcagacacggagggtgtcttcatcaacaccatgacctctc encodes:
- the LOC123407028 gene encoding homeobox-leucine zipper protein ROC8-like, giving the protein MEFSDHKAGVSVNQQLPRESRKSQRRHKPAQIQKMQKLFETSAYPDEVQSAQLARDLVLDTKQIRSWFQNHYTKMKIEYSRAKNLLLGKEKMRILSENMVMREALKNFVCLNANYTTKEYFDQQEEINR